The following coding sequences lie in one Oryctolagus cuniculus chromosome 7, mOryCun1.1, whole genome shotgun sequence genomic window:
- the DDI2 gene encoding protein DDI1 homolog 2, with protein MLLTVYCVRRDLSEVTFSLQVDADFELHNFRALCELESGIPAAESQIVYAERPLTDNHRSLASYGLKDGDVVILRQKENADPRPPVQFPSLPRIDFSSIAVPGTSSPRQRPPAAVKPSHSSGEMAASPQGLDNPALLRDMLLANPHELSLLKERNPPLAEALLSGDLERFSRVLVEQQQDRARREQERIRLFSADPFDLEAQAKIEEDIRQQNIEENMTIAMEEAPESFGQVVMLYINCKVNGHPVKAFVDSGAQMTIMSQACAERCNIMRLVDRRWAGIAKGVGTQKIIGRVHLAQVQIEGDFLACSFSILEEQPMDMLLGLDMLKRHQCSIDLKKNVLVIGTTGSQTTFLPEGELPECARLAYGAVRPEEIADQELAEAIQKSAEDAERQKP; from the exons ATGCTGCTCACCGTGTACTGTGTGCGGAGGGACCTCTCCGAGGTGACCTTTTCCCTCCAGGTCGACGCCGACTTTGAGCTGCACAACTTCCGCGCGCTGTGCGAGCTCGAGTCCGGCATCCCCGCAGCCGAGAGCCAG ATCGTCTATGCTGAAAGACCACTCACAGACAACCACAGATCCCTGGCTTCTTACGGCTTAAAAGATGGGGACGTTGTGATTTTACGACAGAAGGAGAATGCAGACCCTCGACCTCCAGTGCAGTTCCCAA GCTTACCCCGGATAGACTTCAGCAGCATCGCTGTGCCTGGCACATCCAGTCCCCGGCAGCGTCCGCCGGCCGCAGTGAAGCCGTCCCACTCGTCTGGAGAAATGGCTGCATCTCCTCAGGGCTTGGACAATCCAGCCTTGCTCCGAGACATGTTGCTGGCCAACCCGCACGAGCTGTCCCTGCTGAAGGAGCGCAACCCACCCCTGGCCGAAGCTCTGCTCAGTGGAGATCTTG AGAGATTTTCCAGGGTCCTGGTAGAGCAGCAGCAGGACCGGGCccggagagagcaagagaggatcCGTCTCTTTTCTGCTGACCCCTTTGATCTTGAAGCTCAGGCAAAGATAGAAGAAGACATAAG GCAACAGAACATCGAGGAAAACATGACGATAGCAATGGAAGAGGCCCCGGAAAGTTTTGGCCAAGTAGTGATGCTTTATATTAACTGCAAAGTGAATGGACATCCTGTTAAAGCCTTCGTTGACTCAG GTGCCCAGATGACTATTATGAGCCAAGCTTGTGCGGAAAGGTGTAACATAATGAGATTGGTGGACCGTCGGTGGGCTGGGATTGCCAAAGGAGTGGGCACCCAGAAGATTATTGGAAGGGTACATCTGG CTCAGGTTCAGATTGAAGGAGATTTCCTGGCGTGTTCCTTCTCCATCCTTGAGGAGCAGCCCATGGACATGCTTCTGGGACTGGACATGCTGAAACGGCACCAG TGCTCCATCGACCTCAAGAAGAACGTGCTCGTGATTGGCACCACAGGTTCACAAACCACCTTCCTGCCGGAGGGGGAGCTGCCGGAGTGTGCTCGGCTGGCGTACGGGGCTGTGCGGCCGGAGGAGATTGCAGACCAAGAGTTAGCGGAAGCCATtcagaaatcagcagaggatgcaG